Proteins encoded by one window of Leptospira stimsonii:
- a CDS encoding DUF4279 domain-containing protein: MNAYTSNPLTWAILSVNEDELNSEDVTRQLDLKPDFSTPRMATDKEGKPLGFGHWQLHSTLDAHAPLEEHILQILEKILPSRHKVKEFSGKHSLCLYVSVEFADHSLKETEISPKLLLLLGSLGIKLIFQPWKREEKRRRSED; the protein is encoded by the coding sequence ATGAATGCGTATACAAGCAACCCGCTTACCTGGGCGATCCTTTCAGTAAATGAAGACGAACTCAATTCAGAAGATGTTACGAGACAATTGGACTTAAAACCTGATTTCAGTACCCCGAGGATGGCGACCGATAAGGAAGGAAAGCCTCTCGGTTTTGGTCACTGGCAACTTCATTCTACCTTGGATGCGCATGCGCCACTGGAAGAACATATTCTCCAGATTTTAGAGAAAATTCTTCCTTCCCGCCATAAGGTGAAAGAATTCTCCGGGAAACATAGCCTCTGCTTGTATGTCTCCGTAGAATTTGCAGATCATTCTCTAAAGGAGACGGAGATATCCCCGAAACTTCTCCTTCTTTTGGGGAGTCTCGGAATCAAGTTAATTTTTCAGCCTTGGAAGAGGGAAGAAAAGAGAAGACGTTCAGAAGATTAA